The following proteins are encoded in a genomic region of Toxotes jaculatrix isolate fToxJac2 chromosome 3, fToxJac2.pri, whole genome shotgun sequence:
- the rab22a gene encoding ras-related protein Rab-22A, whose protein sequence is MALRELKVCLLGDTGVGKSSIVWRFVEDSFDPNINPTIGASFMTKTVQYQNELHKFLIWDTAGQERFRALAPMYYRGSAAAIIVYDITKEESFQTLKNWVKELRQHGPPNIVVAIAGNKCDLSDAREVSEKDAKDYADSIHAIFVETSAKNAININEVFIEISKRIPVADAAGGTSGKGFKLGRQASESRRTCC, encoded by the exons ATGGCGTTGAGAGAGTTAAAAGTGTGTCTCCTGGGG GATACTGGCGTTGGAAAGTCGAGTATTGTTTGGAGATTTGTAGAGGACAGCTTTGACCCAAACATCAATCCAACAATTGG GGCATCCTTCATGACCAAGACAGTGCAATACCAAAATGAACTACACAAGTTCCTGATCTGggacacagcaggacaggaGCGG TTTCGTGCTCTGGCACCGATGTACTACAGAGGTTCAGCAGCGGCCATCATTGTTTATGACATCACAAAAGAG GAGTCTTTTCAAACGCTGAAGAACTGGGTAAAGGAGCTGAGGCAGCATGGTCCTCCTAACATAGTGGTTGCCATTGCTGGCAACAAATGCGACCTGTCAGATGCAAG GGAAGTATCAGAGAAGGATGCCAAGGACTATGCTGACTCCATCCATGCCATCTTTGTAGAAACCAGCGCCAAGAACGCCATTAACATCAATGAGGTGTTTATAGAGATAA gtAAGCGCATCCCCGTTGCAGACGCAGCAGGAGGAACTTCAGGAAAAGGTTTCAAACTGGGACGTCAGGCCTCAGAGTCTCGTAGGACgtgctgctga